A stretch of the Clostridium fungisolvens genome encodes the following:
- the fmt gene encoding methionyl-tRNA formyltransferase, protein MNIVFMGTPDFAVPSLKALISEFGVKAVFTQPDRPKGRGKKLAMSAVKEVAVENNIPVYQPIRIKNEPETIDALRGMEPDFIVVVAFGQILPKSVLDIPKYGCINLHGSLLPKYRGSAPIQWSVINGEKVTGNTTMLMDVGVDTGDMLLTNSIEITDDMTAGELYDILKETGGKLLVDTLKGLINNSISPVKQDESKTCHAPMLDKNLANIDWSKSAIEIHNLVRGLNPWPIAYTEYMDKQMKIYETEVISKNSGKLPGTILSVTKQGVEVATGKDVLLIKKIQFPNGKPLYVEQYINGNSFEIGYVL, encoded by the coding sequence ATGAATATTGTATTTATGGGAACTCCAGATTTTGCAGTTCCATCATTAAAAGCTTTAATATCTGAATTTGGTGTTAAGGCAGTATTTACTCAACCAGATAGACCTAAGGGAAGAGGTAAGAAGTTAGCTATGTCTGCAGTGAAAGAGGTAGCGGTAGAAAATAATATACCTGTATATCAGCCAATTAGAATTAAGAATGAACCAGAAACTATAGATGCATTAAGAGGAATGGAGCCAGATTTCATAGTGGTTGTAGCCTTTGGCCAAATATTACCTAAGTCTGTTTTAGATATACCAAAGTATGGGTGTATAAACCTTCATGGTTCTTTACTTCCAAAATATAGAGGCTCTGCACCAATACAATGGTCTGTAATAAATGGAGAAAAAGTAACAGGCAATACTACTATGCTCATGGATGTTGGGGTAGATACTGGGGATATGCTTTTAACAAATAGTATAGAAATAACTGACGATATGACCGCTGGAGAACTATACGATATACTGAAGGAAACTGGTGGAAAGCTTTTAGTTGATACATTAAAAGGTTTAATTAATAATTCTATATCACCTGTAAAACAAGATGAAAGTAAAACCTGCCACGCTCCAATGCTAGATAAAAATTTAGCTAATATTGATTGGAGTAAGAGTGCAATAGAAATTCACAATCTAGTAAGGGGACTTAATCCATGGCCGATAGCTTATACTGAGTACATGGATAAGCAAATGAAGATTTATGAAACTGAAGTTATAAGTAAAAATAGTGGTAAATTGCCTGGTACAATACTTTCTGTTACAAAGCAAGGGGTTGAGGTAGCTACAGGTAAGGATGTTCTGCTAATTAAAAAAATACAGTTTCCTAACGGAAAACCACTATACGTAGAACAATATATAAATGGTAATTCTTTTGAGATTGGATATGTACTTTAA
- the priA gene encoding primosomal protein N', with the protein MSLFAGVVVNSDALKVDKLFTYEVPDKFSPLIQKGHRIRVPFGKGNKTIEAFVMDLYTDYNGNISKLKAISEVCDENPLITEDDFSLIQFMREKYLCKYIEAIRVLIPTGIMKGNRIKTKKVICYAGAQLQGNLNKPNYKNAVDIISENSGIFTKSELMDKFKLSAYTISKLLENNIIFSDDEQVNRINTRNYEIYSSKDLNMEQQNAVNAILGSKSKLILLKGVTGSGKTEVYMNLVSHMLNNHKTSLILVPEIALTPQMIERFKGRFGKNVAVFHSRLSDGERFDEWFRIKNGDVRLVIGARSAIFLPFDNLGLIVIDEEHEGTYKSEQNPKYHTREIAEFKSRLTGCTVVYGSATPSIESYFKALEGNMKLVELKNRVDSSSLPKMEVIDMREELSNNNKSMFSKKLYEAIQDRLEKKEQIIIFLNRRGYSTFVSCRKCGYVFKCPHCDIAMTYHTNGYLVCHYCGTAHRQQSECPSCSSKYVKYFGAGTEKLEIEIKKLFPRARVLRMDVDTTRKKNSHEEIYNTFKNGNADILVGTQMISKGLDFPNVTLVGVITADISLNLPDFRSSERTYQLITQVGGRAGRGSKEGNVLVQSYNPEHYSLSYAKNNDYEGFYEQEIVLRKSMNYPPYANIMLINLSSKNQVDLQKHCEKLGYSIKNELKDNNQVEVLGPCPCIIQKINEMYRWQILIKGNFELSLAHNIKDIVYELSNEVYNDIRISMDINPNNLV; encoded by the coding sequence TTGAGTTTATTCGCAGGTGTAGTTGTAAATAGTGATGCTTTAAAAGTAGATAAGTTGTTTACATATGAAGTACCAGATAAATTTAGTCCCTTGATTCAAAAAGGACATAGAATAAGAGTTCCTTTTGGAAAAGGAAATAAAACAATAGAGGCTTTCGTTATGGATCTATATACTGATTATAACGGAAACATATCAAAACTAAAGGCTATTTCAGAAGTCTGTGATGAAAATCCATTAATTACAGAAGATGATTTTAGCCTAATACAATTTATGAGAGAAAAATATTTATGTAAGTATATTGAAGCTATTAGGGTGTTAATTCCCACTGGTATTATGAAGGGGAATAGAATAAAAACTAAAAAAGTAATTTGCTACGCTGGCGCCCAGCTTCAAGGGAATCTTAATAAACCTAATTATAAAAATGCTGTGGATATTATTTCTGAAAATAGTGGTATTTTTACTAAAAGTGAACTAATGGATAAATTTAAGCTGTCTGCTTATACAATCTCTAAGTTACTAGAAAATAATATTATATTTTCTGATGATGAGCAGGTAAATAGGATAAATACTAGAAATTACGAAATATATTCTTCGAAAGATTTAAATATGGAACAACAGAATGCTGTTAATGCTATTCTAGGTAGTAAAAGTAAATTAATACTACTTAAAGGTGTTACCGGTAGTGGAAAAACTGAGGTCTATATGAATCTAGTTAGCCATATGCTTAATAACCATAAGACATCTTTGATTTTAGTTCCTGAAATAGCCTTAACCCCTCAAATGATTGAACGTTTTAAGGGGAGGTTTGGAAAGAATGTAGCTGTTTTTCATAGCAGATTATCTGATGGTGAGCGCTTTGATGAATGGTTTAGAATAAAAAATGGTGATGTTAGGTTGGTTATTGGTGCTAGATCCGCAATATTTCTCCCTTTTGATAATTTAGGTCTTATTGTTATAGATGAGGAACATGAGGGAACTTACAAGTCTGAACAAAATCCTAAGTACCATACTAGAGAGATAGCAGAATTCAAAAGCAGATTAACAGGTTGTACTGTTGTGTATGGGTCAGCTACTCCAAGTATTGAATCCTACTTTAAAGCTCTAGAAGGAAATATGAAATTAGTTGAATTAAAAAATAGAGTAGATAGTTCCAGTTTGCCTAAGATGGAAGTTATTGATATGAGAGAAGAACTTAGTAACAATAACAAAAGTATGTTTAGTAAAAAGTTATATGAAGCAATACAAGATAGATTGGAAAAGAAAGAACAGATAATAATTTTTCTTAATAGAAGAGGATACTCAACTTTTGTATCTTGTAGAAAATGTGGCTATGTATTTAAATGTCCTCATTGCGATATAGCTATGACTTATCATACTAATGGATACCTTGTATGCCATTACTGCGGTACAGCACATAGGCAACAAAGCGAGTGTCCATCCTGTAGCAGCAAATATGTTAAATATTTTGGTGCAGGTACTGAAAAACTAGAAATTGAGATTAAAAAACTATTTCCTAGAGCTAGGGTTCTTAGAATGGATGTTGACACTACAAGAAAGAAAAATTCTCATGAGGAAATATACAATACTTTTAAAAATGGCAACGCAGATATACTAGTAGGAACACAGATGATATCAAAGGGATTAGACTTTCCTAATGTCACTCTTGTTGGAGTTATAACTGCAGATATTTCGCTTAATCTTCCAGACTTTAGATCCAGCGAGAGGACATATCAATTAATTACTCAAGTTGGTGGAAGAGCAGGAAGAGGAAGTAAAGAAGGAAATGTTTTAGTACAGAGTTATAATCCAGAACATTATAGCTTAAGTTATGCAAAAAATAATGATTATGAAGGCTTTTATGAGCAAGAAATTGTTCTTAGAAAATCTATGAATTATCCTCCATATGCGAATATAATGCTTATTAACTTAAGTTCTAAGAATCAAGTTGATTTACAAAAGCATTGTGAAAAACTTGGTTATAGTATCAAAAATGAATTGAAGGATAATAATCAAGTAGAAGTACTCGGACCATGCCCATGTATAATTCAAAAAATTAATGAGATGTATAGATGGCAAATTTTAATAAAAGGTAATTTTGAGTTATCTTTGGCACATAATATAAAAGATATAGTTTATGAATTATCAAATGAAGTTTATAATGATATAAGGATTAGTATGGATATAAATCCAAATAATTTAGTATAG
- the rpoZ gene encoding DNA-directed RNA polymerase subunit omega, with translation MSNSMINPSIVDLLEKVDNRYSLVIVTSKRARQIIDGAEPYVKVDSNKPLTVSINEVNDGFVKYEQIKEGLK, from the coding sequence ATGAGCAACTCTATGATTAATCCATCAATCGTAGACTTATTAGAAAAGGTAGACAATAGATACTCACTAGTTATTGTAACTTCAAAAAGAGCAAGACAAATAATAGATGGTGCTGAACCATATGTAAAGGTAGATTCAAATAAACCTTTAACAGTTTCTATTAATGAAGTTAATGATGGCTTTGTAAAATATGAACAAATAAAGGAAGGCTTAAAATAG
- the gmk gene encoding guanylate kinase has product MHQHDKGILIVISGPSGAGKGTICKALVEKNDNLFISVSATTRKPRVGEVEGVNYYFITKEEFLQKVENDDFIEWAEVYGNYYGTPKSTVDQMLDEGINVILEIDIQGALKVKENARDGVFVFILPPSMEELKQRIINRGSETQESLMTRFKSAYQEINYVSKYNYAVVNDTVDEAVKKIESIILAEKCRVDRIKETIIESKEGLIHEQLYD; this is encoded by the coding sequence ATGCATCAACACGATAAAGGAATACTTATTGTGATATCTGGACCTTCAGGCGCTGGAAAAGGTACCATATGTAAAGCTTTGGTAGAAAAAAACGATAATCTTTTTATTTCAGTTTCTGCAACTACAAGAAAACCAAGAGTTGGAGAGGTTGAAGGCGTAAACTACTACTTTATAACTAAAGAAGAGTTTTTGCAAAAGGTAGAAAATGATGACTTCATTGAGTGGGCAGAAGTTTATGGCAATTATTATGGAACTCCAAAATCCACGGTAGATCAGATGCTAGATGAAGGCATTAATGTAATCCTTGAAATTGATATTCAAGGTGCACTAAAGGTTAAGGAAAATGCAAGAGATGGTGTTTTCGTATTTATTCTTCCACCATCAATGGAAGAGCTAAAACAAAGAATTATAAATAGAGGAAGCGAAACACAAGAATCTTTAATGACAAGATTCAAATCAGCGTATCAAGAGATAAATTATGTATCAAAATACAACTATGCGGTTGTAAATGATACAGTTGATGAAGCTGTAAAAAAAATAGAAAGTATTATCTTAGCAGAAAAATGCAGGGTAGACAGAATAAAAGAAACTATAATAGAATCAAAGGAGGGTTTAATTCATGAGCAACTCTATGATTAA
- the remA gene encoding extracellular matrix/biofilm regulator RemA, whose amino-acid sequence MSIKLINIGFGNIVSANRLVAIVSPESAPIKRIIQEARDRGMLIDATYGRRTRAVIITDSDHVILSAVQPETVAHRLSTKDDDVEEVDE is encoded by the coding sequence ATGAGTATCAAATTGATCAACATTGGTTTTGGAAATATAGTTTCAGCTAATAGACTTGTTGCGATAGTAAGCCCAGAATCAGCACCAATAAAAAGAATAATTCAAGAGGCTAGAGATAGAGGTATGTTAATTGACGCTACATATGGTAGAAGAACAAGAGCAGTTATCATTACAGATAGCGATCATGTTATTTTATCAGCAGTTCAACCTGAAACAGTTGCACATAGATTATCTACTAAAGATGATGATGTAGAAGAGGTAGACGAATAA
- the rlmN gene encoding 23S rRNA (adenine(2503)-C(2))-methyltransferase RlmN — translation MDNILDLTLDELKSWMKVNNEGAFRAKQVLEWIYKKHIFEFKDMTNISKTLTQKLENNFYFGIPEIKEIYTSINDDTKKLLLEFKDGNLIEAVIMKYKHGNSICVSTQVGCRMGCKFCASTLNGMVRNLTTGEIMAEILVGEKILGERISNVVLMGSGEPFDNFENVMKFLELVNADYSLNIGQRHITLSTCGIVPKIKEFADKNTQITLAISLHAFSDEKRKQIMPIANKYSIKEILDACDYYIKNTKRRVTFEYSLVKDVNDSKEDAKALAGLLKNMLCHVNLIPVNEVVENSFKRSSKKTIEEFESILKSYGVEVTVRREMGTDINAACGQLRRSYIDSQN, via the coding sequence ATGGATAATATCTTAGATCTAACTCTTGATGAACTTAAATCATGGATGAAAGTAAATAATGAAGGTGCTTTTAGAGCGAAACAAGTACTTGAATGGATTTATAAAAAGCATATATTCGAATTTAAAGATATGACAAATATATCTAAGACTTTAACTCAAAAATTAGAAAATAACTTTTATTTTGGTATTCCTGAAATTAAAGAAATATACACGTCTATTAATGATGATACCAAGAAGTTACTTTTGGAATTTAAAGATGGAAATTTAATTGAAGCGGTTATTATGAAGTATAAGCATGGAAATTCAATTTGTGTGTCTACTCAAGTTGGTTGCAGAATGGGATGCAAGTTTTGTGCTTCAACCTTAAACGGAATGGTCAGAAACCTAACTACAGGAGAAATCATGGCAGAAATTTTAGTTGGTGAAAAAATTCTTGGTGAGAGAATATCTAATGTAGTTTTGATGGGAAGTGGAGAACCGTTTGACAACTTCGAAAATGTTATGAAATTTTTAGAATTAGTAAATGCGGATTATAGTTTGAATATCGGTCAAAGACACATAACACTTTCGACTTGTGGAATAGTACCGAAAATAAAGGAATTTGCAGACAAAAATACACAGATTACTTTAGCCATTTCGCTACATGCTTTCAGTGATGAAAAAAGAAAACAGATAATGCCAATAGCAAATAAATATTCAATAAAAGAAATATTGGATGCATGCGACTATTATATAAAGAATACTAAAAGAAGAGTTACCTTTGAATATTCATTGGTTAAGGATGTAAATGATTCAAAAGAAGATGCAAAGGCATTGGCAGGATTACTTAAAAATATGTTGTGCCATGTGAATTTAATACCAGTCAATGAAGTAGTTGAGAACTCCTTTAAAAGATCATCTAAGAAAACAATTGAAGAATTCGAAAGTATTTTAAAAAGCTATGGTGTTGAAGTTACTGTAAGGCGAGAGATGGGAACGGATATAAATGCCGCTTGCGGTCAATTAAGAAGAAGCTATATCGATTCCCAGAATTAA
- the coaBC gene encoding bifunctional phosphopantothenoylcysteine decarboxylase/phosphopantothenate--cysteine ligase CoaBC yields MSKKCVVVGVSGGVAVYKALDVISTLRKQDIDIHVIMTESATEFVTPLSFQSLSQNMVVTDMFAEPKAWEIQHISLAKRADLMLIVPATANIIGKVANGIADDMLSTTIMATKAPVVFAPAMNTNMYENVIVQENITKLKRLGYNFIEPASGRLACGDVGKGKLADTKLISDYVISMLNDQKDLVGKKVLVTAGPTVSDIDPVRFISNRSSGKMGFAIAEEARDRGADVVLVAGPSDIPDPFGMKVVRVRTNEQMMNAVLEDFDSSDIVIKSAAVADYKPKEYHDKKIKKTEGDLSIDFVRDNDILKTLGERKKDQILIGFAAESNDLIENADGKLKRKNLDYIVANDISKSDTGFASDDNLVTIISSKGEQFALDKMNKKDVARNLFNIIKKR; encoded by the coding sequence ATGAGTAAAAAGTGTGTTGTTGTTGGCGTTTCTGGAGGAGTAGCAGTATATAAAGCTTTAGATGTTATTAGTACTTTAAGGAAACAGGATATTGACATTCATGTAATTATGACTGAGTCAGCAACTGAGTTTGTAACACCACTTTCATTTCAATCTTTAAGCCAAAACATGGTTGTTACAGACATGTTTGCAGAACCTAAGGCTTGGGAAATTCAGCATATTTCATTAGCTAAAAGAGCAGATTTAATGCTTATTGTACCAGCGACTGCTAATATTATTGGCAAAGTTGCAAATGGTATTGCAGATGATATGCTATCAACTACAATAATGGCTACAAAAGCCCCTGTTGTTTTTGCTCCAGCCATGAATACAAATATGTACGAAAATGTAATAGTTCAAGAAAATATTACAAAACTAAAAAGATTAGGGTATAACTTTATTGAACCTGCAAGTGGAAGATTAGCTTGTGGTGATGTTGGTAAAGGAAAGCTTGCAGATACAAAGCTTATTTCTGATTATGTAATAAGTATGTTAAACGATCAAAAGGATTTAGTAGGAAAGAAAGTTTTAGTAACAGCTGGTCCTACTGTTTCTGACATTGATCCAGTTAGATTTATATCAAATAGATCTTCTGGTAAAATGGGGTTTGCTATTGCAGAAGAAGCGAGAGATAGAGGTGCTGATGTAGTACTTGTAGCTGGACCTTCAGATATTCCTGATCCTTTTGGAATGAAAGTAGTAAGAGTTAGAACAAATGAGCAAATGATGAATGCTGTTTTAGAAGATTTTGATTCTTCAGATATTGTTATAAAATCTGCTGCAGTTGCAGATTACAAACCTAAAGAGTATCATGACAAAAAAATCAAGAAAACTGAAGGTGATCTTTCGATTGATTTTGTAAGAGATAATGATATCCTTAAAACTTTAGGTGAACGTAAAAAAGATCAGATTCTAATAGGATTTGCTGCAGAAAGTAATGATCTGATAGAAAATGCAGATGGTAAGCTTAAAAGAAAGAATCTAGATTATATTGTTGCAAATGACATATCAAAATCAGATACAGGCTTTGCATCAGATGATAATTTAGTTACTATTATTTCATCTAAAGGTGAGCAATTCGCCTTGGATAAAATGAATAAAAAAGACGTAGCAAGAAATTTGTTTAATATAATAAAAAAGCGCTAA
- a CDS encoding YicC/YloC family endoribonuclease, with protein sequence MIKSMTGFGRASSEEESTRSFSLEMKSVNHRYLDINIRMPKSMISLEERIRRIVGERLNRGKVDIFLNYKNYGQFDTAAKLNVNLADSYVDCLKQIKERYSLKDELSLTLISKFPEVIVLEEHEENLEDIWKELLPLVNKALDTIICMREAEGQKLHEDIVLKSNDIEDNVRKIEAKCPEVLKAYKEKLREKLQGILENVQIDENRLAMEVAIFADKSTIDEEITRLYSHIHQLRNTFLLNEPVGRKLDFIIQEMNREANTIASKSTDLEITNLVINIKNMIEKIREQIQNIE encoded by the coding sequence ATGATTAAAAGTATGACAGGTTTTGGAAGAGCTTCAAGTGAAGAAGAAAGTACTAGAAGTTTTTCATTAGAAATGAAGAGTGTAAATCATAGATATCTGGATATAAATATAAGAATGCCAAAATCAATGATTTCACTTGAGGAAAGAATAAGAAGAATTGTAGGAGAAAGATTGAACAGAGGTAAAGTTGATATCTTTTTGAACTACAAGAACTATGGACAATTTGATACTGCAGCGAAATTAAATGTTAATTTGGCGGATAGTTATGTAGATTGTCTTAAGCAAATAAAAGAAAGATATTCATTAAAAGATGAATTGAGCTTAACATTAATCTCTAAATTTCCTGAAGTTATAGTTCTAGAGGAGCATGAGGAAAATTTAGAAGACATTTGGAAAGAATTACTTCCACTAGTGAATAAGGCACTTGATACTATAATATGCATGAGAGAAGCTGAAGGCCAAAAGCTTCATGAAGATATAGTGCTAAAATCTAATGATATTGAAGATAATGTCAGAAAGATTGAAGCAAAATGTCCTGAAGTTCTTAAAGCATATAAAGAAAAATTAAGAGAAAAGCTTCAAGGTATTTTAGAAAATGTCCAGATTGACGAAAATAGGCTTGCAATGGAAGTAGCTATCTTTGCTGATAAATCAACCATTGATGAAGAGATTACAAGACTTTATAGCCATATACATCAACTCAGAAATACATTTCTACTTAATGAACCAGTTGGAAGAAAGCTAGATTTTATTATTCAAGAAATGAATAGAGAAGCAAATACAATAGCATCCAAATCTACTGATTTGGAAATTACTAATTTAGTTATCAATATTAAAAATATGATAGAGAAAATAAGAGAACAGATCCAAAATATCGAGTAG
- the rsmB gene encoding 16S rRNA (cytosine(967)-C(5))-methyltransferase RsmB, producing the protein MNSRKIIKDTLDSIFYNGAYSNIELNKRLSESDLNDKDKGLVTEVVYGTIKYKKTIDYIISTLVADVKKIDKRILNILRSAIYQIKYLDRVPDFAVVNESVNLGKKISMNSSRFINGVLRSFIRNKDFEIKSNISDIEYLSVEYSFEPWMVKLFVEQYGRENSIKILNGLNSTPSVTVRVNSLKSDYDDVFDELSKQGYTVEEGNICPEAINIIRGKSIENNPLFIEGKITVQDESAMMVAPVLELNGELKVLDLCSAPGGKTTHIAEILENKGTVIGCDIYDHKLKLVEENKDRLGIENIQTKLLDAAKYNSEFRETADRILVDAPCSGFGIIRKKPEIKWTKSQKDLKDLIEIQRNILKNAWLYLKPGGIMVYSTCTLNKKENEENIKWIKENYKDVQFEKIYLGESDNLIYNEDGSVTILPNEFFDGFYIAKLRKLSR; encoded by the coding sequence ATGAATAGCAGAAAAATAATTAAAGATACTTTAGATAGTATTTTCTACAATGGCGCTTATTCAAATATAGAACTTAATAAGCGTCTTAGTGAAAGTGATTTAAACGACAAAGATAAAGGTCTAGTTACCGAAGTAGTTTATGGAACAATTAAATATAAAAAAACTATTGATTATATAATTTCTACTTTAGTAGCTGATGTAAAGAAGATAGATAAAAGAATTTTAAATATATTAAGAAGTGCTATATACCAAATTAAATATTTAGACAGAGTTCCTGATTTTGCAGTAGTTAATGAATCTGTAAATTTGGGTAAAAAGATTTCAATGAATTCTTCTAGGTTTATAAATGGAGTGCTCAGAAGCTTTATAAGAAACAAAGATTTTGAAATTAAAAGTAATATAAGTGATATTGAATATCTTTCAGTTGAGTACTCCTTTGAGCCTTGGATGGTTAAACTTTTTGTTGAACAATATGGTAGAGAAAATTCTATAAAAATATTAAATGGACTCAATTCAACTCCAAGTGTCACTGTAAGGGTAAATTCGTTAAAGTCAGACTATGATGATGTTTTTGATGAATTAAGCAAACAAGGATACACAGTTGAAGAAGGTAATATCTGCCCAGAAGCTATAAACATAATTAGGGGAAAGAGTATAGAAAACAATCCTCTCTTTATAGAAGGAAAAATTACTGTTCAAGATGAAAGTGCTATGATGGTAGCTCCAGTGTTAGAACTTAATGGAGAACTAAAAGTATTAGATCTATGTAGTGCTCCAGGTGGGAAAACCACTCATATTGCTGAGATTCTAGAAAATAAAGGGACAGTAATAGGTTGTGATATTTATGACCATAAGCTTAAATTAGTAGAAGAAAATAAAGATAGATTAGGCATAGAGAATATACAAACAAAACTACTTGATGCAGCTAAATATAATAGTGAATTTAGGGAAACTGCTGATAGAATTTTAGTTGATGCTCCATGTTCAGGTTTTGGAATTATAAGAAAAAAACCAGAAATAAAATGGACAAAATCTCAAAAAGATCTAAAAGATCTCATTGAAATTCAAAGAAATATTTTAAAAAATGCATGGTTGTATTTAAAACCTGGTGGAATAATGGTATATTCAACCTGTACATTGAATAAAAAAGAAAATGAAGAAAACATAAAATGGATTAAAGAGAATTATAAAGATGTACAGTTTGAAAAGATCTATTTAGGAGAAAGTGATAATCTAATATACAATGAAGATGGATCAGTAACTATATTACCAAATGAATTTTTCGATGGTTTCTATATTGCAAAACTTAGGAAGTTAAGTAGGTGA
- the def gene encoding peptide deformylase gives MALRNIRKIGDEILRKKSREVDTINDRIKTLVKDMIDTMYEEDGVGLAAPQVGILKRIFVIDVYDDNGARVFINPEILETEGAETDMEGCLSIPGEQSEVERPSRVKVKALDINGQEFVLEAEGLLARAICHENDHLNGVLFVDYSKQ, from the coding sequence GTGGCTTTAAGAAATATAAGAAAAATTGGTGATGAGATTTTAAGAAAAAAATCCAGAGAAGTAGATACTATAAATGATAGAATCAAAACACTAGTTAAGGACATGATTGATACAATGTACGAAGAGGATGGAGTTGGGCTTGCGGCACCTCAAGTAGGTATTCTTAAGAGAATCTTTGTAATTGATGTATATGATGATAATGGTGCTAGAGTGTTTATCAATCCTGAGATATTGGAAACTGAGGGGGCTGAGACTGATATGGAAGGATGTCTTAGCATACCAGGCGAACAGTCAGAAGTAGAAAGACCAAGTAGGGTTAAGGTAAAAGCACTTGATATAAACGGACAAGAATTTGTATTAGAAGCTGAAGGTCTTCTTGCTAGGGCGATATGTCACGAAAATGACCATTTAAATGGAGTGCTTTTTGTAGATTATTCTAAACAGTAA
- a CDS encoding zinc metallopeptidase has product MFFDSTFLLLVPAMLISIYAQSKISSTFNKYSRVKSYNGYTGAQVARIILDDSGLHNVPIELVSGKLSDHYDPRQKVLRLSQDVYYSNSVASIGVAAHEVGHAIQHKNSYAPLIIRNTIVPAVNIGSNFSWILFVLGLMLGIRPLITFGILLFSAVVVFQIITLPVEFNASSRALKILKSRNILYPDEVKGAQKVLSAAAMTYVAATLMAISQLLRLIVISDRDR; this is encoded by the coding sequence ATGTTTTTTGATTCAACTTTTTTATTGTTAGTACCTGCAATGTTAATATCTATCTATGCTCAATCAAAAATTTCATCAACTTTTAACAAATACAGCAGAGTTAAGAGTTATAATGGATATACTGGTGCACAAGTAGCAAGGATAATCTTAGATGACTCAGGTCTTCATAATGTACCAATAGAATTGGTATCTGGTAAGCTATCAGATCATTATGATCCAAGACAAAAGGTTTTAAGATTATCTCAGGATGTATATTATAGCAATTCTGTTGCATCAATTGGTGTTGCAGCGCATGAAGTAGGGCATGCAATTCAACATAAAAATTCTTATGCTCCATTAATTATAAGAAACACAATTGTACCAGCGGTTAATATTGGTTCGAATTTTTCTTGGATTTTATTTGTCTTAGGATTAATGTTAGGGATAAGACCACTAATAACTTTTGGTATATTACTTTTTTCAGCTGTAGTAGTGTTCCAGATTATAACACTTCCGGTTGAATTCAATGCATCAAGTAGAGCTTTGAAAATTTTAAAAAGCAGAAATATACTCTATCCAGATGAAGTAAAAGGAGCACAGAAGGTACTTAGCGCTGCTGCAATGACTTATGTGGCAGCAACTCTAATGGCTATTTCTCAACTGTTAAGACTTATAGTCATCAGTGATAGAGACAGATAA